A window of Homalodisca vitripennis isolate AUS2020 unplaced genomic scaffold, UT_GWSS_2.1 ScUCBcl_124;HRSCAF=1272, whole genome shotgun sequence contains these coding sequences:
- the LOC124370415 gene encoding uncharacterized protein LOC124370415: protein MEPRQLKGNIPPPVKDTETETLSIDAIEEDLELESEKDDSLIENSNSNSAVHLSEPQLAPTSLQKMGLPLTTPTKGKLKRLDFDRNNSDRGSPGKSSSNKKKRSVDVNDAHFLEIEKAKLKLFETSASLKNDSEHQFLISLLPYLKNIPASRQLQVRNKLQQVLIDEQERNSFVAINYKDPLPSTVNQSPGHSSWSNSAYTGYSSDATSESSWDVPPVNSPLQNFVTNFK, encoded by the coding sequence ATGGAACCTAGGCAGCTCAAGGGGAACATTCCTCCTCCGGTAAAAGATACTGAAACTGAAACTCTAAGTATAGATGCTATTGAAGAAGACCTAGAATTAGAGAGCGAAAAAGATGATTCATTGATTGAAAACTCCAACAGCAACTCTGCAGTTCATCTCAGCGAACCACAACTAGCGCCAACTTCACTTCAAAAAATGGGACTACCCCTAACAACTCCGACTAAGGGAAAACTCAAAAGATTGGATTTCGACAGAAATAACAGTGACCGAGGATCTCCAGGAAAGAGCAGCTCAAATAAAAAGAAGAGGTCAGTAGATGTCAATGATGCGCATTTCCTAGAAATTGAGAAAGCTAAGCTCAAATTGTTTGAAACATCTGCTTCATTGAAAAATGACAGTGAACATCAGTTTCTTATAAGCCTGCTaccttatttgaaaaatattccagcAAGCCGGCAACTCCAAGTAAGGAATAAACTTCAGCAGGTTTTGATCGACGAACAAGAACGCAACAGTTTTGTCGCAATCAATTACAAGGATCCCTTGCCTTCAACTGTGAATCAATCACCTGGACATTCATCTTGGAGTAATAGTGCGTACACAGGATACAGTTCCGATGCTACATCCGAATCGTCGTGGGATGTTCCACCAGTAAACTCTCCATTgcaaaattttgtaacaaattttaagtaa